Genomic DNA from Salvia miltiorrhiza cultivar Shanhuang (shh) chromosome 1, IMPLAD_Smil_shh, whole genome shotgun sequence:
ACAAAAATTTGAGAAAAGAGAACCTTAAGCTAAGGTCGTTACTTATGTTGTGGTACTTGTTTCGTGAACATTTATGTTTAGTACGTATGAATTAGTGggctaaaaaaaaatacttcctcGTCCACGAAAAAATGTTCTACTTAccctttttttttccacaaagAAGAGTTTCATTTAACTTTTTTGAACCATCACATCATACATTTTCTCTtatatttaagggttaattacgccaaaaactatgaactataccccaatttccaactttttcatgaacttttttttttatcaaaaattctcTGAACTTAAtgtgttgaacaatttttccatactTTTTTATCCGGTGAAGCTCCGGGCTGACTTgtcgcctacgtggtaatatCGAGCTGACGTGGCGTCTATTTGGACTAAAAATTgacacttgaaaaaaaaaaaacaaaaaaccattCTCTTTCTCTTCCCCCTCTTCCATGTCCGACGAACCCACCGCcccaccagatccgccgccccctCTCTCCACCGCCCACCGCATTCCCTCCTCCATGTCCGGCGAACTCCTCCTCCATGTCAGAAACAGTTACACATGTATTCTCTTCGTTTGCACGGTGGTGGTCAGGTTGTTGTCCAATCGAAGCGCAGAGGAGGTGTAAGAAGGTGGGGGATCTGGAGCTCTGCGGCAACAGCCCTATGGCTGTGTAGTCGCCGAACTTCGAGAAGAAGGGGTAGGGTTTACAGcagggcagagcagagtagagtagAGCAGAACATAGTAGATCAGAGCATAGTAGAGTAGAGCatagtagagcagagcagagcagaatagaGCATAGTAGAGCATAGCAGAGCAGAATAGAGCGGCgttgagcagagcagagcagaattgAGCGGCGTTGGCTCTTCGCCGATGGTCGTCCGACCGAGAGAGCGAGAAAGAAGGGGAAGAGAGAGGGCGAAAGCAGATCCGACGCTCCAACCTTAATTTTGTCTCCCCCGTTTCCCCCACCcgcaaatcctaatttcacctCCTTCCACCCGCTGCTGCACCAGATCCGGCGCCCCTTCCGCCGCCCACCCCCTCAGATCCACCCCTCTATCCAAAATCGAAGAGACATCAATTATTGCGATAAGGTTAGCGTCCGGCGACGCACAAGAACGGGCAATAGCAAACCAGCACCGTGCGAGGTCGCTGCTGCAAACCAGCACGCCGCTGCACTGCATCTCCGGCACTGATCCTCCGCCTTCGCCTCCGTCGAAATTAGGGCTCAAAAAGGGGGGCTGAtattaaacgacgtcgtttaccTCCAagtaaacgacgtcgtttcaattCTCCGCCGGCGATGCCATATCATATATCCGGTCACTTAAAACATGCCATGTCAGCTATGAATTTGGGGATTCTTGAAAgttatggaaaaattgttcaacacattatgttcagggaattttttataaaaaaaaagttcatggaaaagttgaaaattggggtatagttcatggtttttggcgtaattaaccctatatttaactataaatcatatttttatttttatttcatttgttaactaataatgtacttttattctatttttttgtattaacactacccctacaaattgtacttttattccaCTTCTaacaactttattaaaatccatATCCATTTTTAAACGGGACTCtattttatggacggagggagtagtatatatgAATTGCTCCCTACGTCGTAGCTAAGTTGATCAACTTTTTTTCAGCACAGAATTTAAGAAacttgtttatatttatttcatataaaaaattgatcaatttaattggaatgatgaaaaaaaagaatttgatagtataaatttatttaagtaACGGCGAATACCCATTAATGCATTTAATTCCTACATTTACTCGCAAGATTTTATAAGGGGATTTAGTCCCAAGATTTTTGAATAGGAAAAGTGAAGGGCGAATTTAAACACCAAGGGACAAAGTCAACCCGGTCATAACTAATACTCCAATACTCCAATGGTTTAcgctaggatttttttttttttttttttttttttgaggaaacgCTAGGAAATAATTAATGTGACGAGAAAGTAAAGTTTATGAAATGTGAAGATTTATTCCGTAGAGATTagaagaaaatatgagtatgatcCAATGGTTACAGAATGATATGGAAGATCTTTACCATAAATAATGAGGAGTGAAAAATACCTAGGAATTGCCCATCACACTAAAATATTTACCAAAAGATtcgaagtttttttttttgcaaatttGGCCATCACACAAGCAGGTGGTCCTTATAAATTTTTTGGTCTTTAATGGTCTAATCTCGAGCTGACGTGTCATTCCATAATTGGCTGGGGGTTTTGTAATTATTACAGAAGCGGTGGAATCTGCTCTGTCGCAGACCACAGCTGTGTGGTGTGGTTAGTTGCTCCCCATTTATTTTCCTTtccagttgtactcttttttttttttttatctgctaaatatattaaatttcttCCCTTTTTTCAGCTTCTGCGAACTTGTTGCCTTGATTCCTCATGCCAGAATCCCTTGTATTTTTCCCACAGATCCTCTTATCTTAGGCAAGTTCGCGATCCATTTCTTTGCTGCTGCTACTGCATCTCTGTAGCTAGATTTGATTTTCCACGGATCGGATTTTTCAACAGGAAAAGGGGATATGGCGGCCATTAAAGCACTCTCGATTTCTTGCTCTCTGCATTTTCTGAAGAGGCTTGTTTGAATCTCGGATTGTTTTTCTCGATGCTTCTAGCATATTTCTGCACAATTCTTCTGTTCCAAGCGGCGATTGCTCAACCGAGATCGGAGCTCTCAGCTATCGCGCTCGATTCTCTGCTCCAGGACTACGCGTTTAGGGCTTTAGTCAGGCCGAAGACCGGCATTGTCTACGACGGCAATGTGCCGTCCAACTTGACCGGCATCGCCGTGGCGGCGCTGCGGCTCAGGAGCGGCAGCCTGCGGCGGAAGGGGGCGGCGTACAAAGAGTTTCGCCTCCCAGTAGGTGTCACTGCGCAGCCCTATGTTGAGAGGCTTGTGTTAGTCTACCACAATTTGGGCAATTGGTCTTCATCATACTATTCTCTTCCCGGCCAGACGTTTTTAGCACCGGTTTTGGGGCTTTTAGCCTACGACGCTTCCAATTTATCGGCCAAAAATCTCTCGGAGCTCGATATTATggccgccgccgaccgcatTTCGGTCACATTTCCCGCGGTTCGGGCCGGGCCGGGCGGGTTACCGCCTAAATGCGTGCATTTCGCGTTGGACGGTAGCGTGGAGTTCGACAATGTGGTGAATGGGACGACTTGTTTGACTGCTGACCAGGGGCATTACTCAATTGTGGTGGAGACGGTGGCGGCGCCGGCGCCAGCGCCCAGCGGAGGTGCGCCGCCGAGTATCCCCGCGAAGGGGAAGGGAAAGGGGAAGAAGAGGATTTGGATAATTGTGGCTGCGGTGTTGGGAGGGGTGGCGCTGGTGTTGGCGCTGGCGGTGTTGTTTGCTTACGTGAGGAGGTGTCGGCGGCGGAAAAAGATCCGGCGGATGGAGCACGCGGCTGAGGTGGGGGTGCCGCTGCCGATGA
This window encodes:
- the LOC131006534 gene encoding uncharacterized protein LOC131006534, whose protein sequence is MLLAYFCTILLFQAAIAQPRSELSAIALDSLLQDYAFRALVRPKTGIVYDGNVPSNLTGIAVAALRLRSGSLRRKGAAYKEFRLPVGVTAQPYVERLVLVYHNLGNWSSSYYSLPGQTFLAPVLGLLAYDASNLSAKNLSELDIMAAADRISVTFPAVRAGPGGLPPKCVHFALDGSVEFDNVVNGTTCLTADQGHYSIVVETVAAPAPAPSGGAPPSIPAKGKGKGKKRIWIIVAAVLGGVALVLALAVLFAYVRRCRRRKKIRRMEHAAEVGVPLPMTAVGNTKAPVAMETRTKPLLENEFVP